A single window of Dermacentor albipictus isolate Rhodes 1998 colony chromosome 1, USDA_Dalb.pri_finalv2, whole genome shotgun sequence DNA harbors:
- the LOC135901041 gene encoding keratin, type I cytoskeletal 9-like isoform X1: MAFSKVVFFLAALLAASICMSYALEDVEERQGGGGLGGRGNYGSGGNYGSSGSGGNYGSSGSGRHGGSGSSLRGGDHGGSHGGSQGRLGGSGGGHGGRDSYGSGRGSGSSGGLGGLSGHGGSSGGRLGGIGGGSRGGSRGGGRY; this comes from the exons ATGGCTTTCAGCAAAGTG GTCTTCTTCTTGGCAGCTCTGCTGGCCGCCTCGATCTGCATGAGCTACGCACTCGAAGATGTTGAAGAGCGTCAGGGTGGTGGAGGACTAGGAGGTCGCGGTAACTACGGCAGCGGCGGTAACTATGGCAGCTCCGGCAGTGGCGGTAACTATGGCAGCTCCGGCAGTGGTCGTCATGGCGGCTCTGGCAGTAGTCTCCGCGGAGGAGACCACGGAGGAAGCCACGGAGGAAGCCAAGGCCGCCTTGGTGGTAGCGGCGGGGGCCATGGTGGACGCGATAGCTACGGTAGTGGCCGTGGCTCTGGCAGCAGCGGGGGCCTTGGTGGCCTCAGCGGCCATGGCGGAAGTAGTGGAGGTCGTCTCGGTGGCATTGGCGGAGGTAGCCGAGGTGGTAGTCGGGGTGGAGGACGCTACTGA
- the LOC135901041 gene encoding uncharacterized protein isoform X2, protein MAAPAVAVTMAAPAVVVMAALAVVSAEETTEEATEEAKAALVVAAGAMVDAIATVVAVALAAAGALVASAAMAEVVEVVSVALAEVAEVVVGVEDATEQDDDSFTRALGTCKTAPFLAKVTGWCLIS, encoded by the coding sequence ATGGCAGCTCCGGCAGTGGCGGTAACTATGGCAGCTCCGGCAGTGGTCGTCATGGCGGCTCTGGCAGTAGTCTCCGCGGAGGAGACCACGGAGGAAGCCACGGAGGAAGCCAAGGCCGCCTTGGTGGTAGCGGCGGGGGCCATGGTGGACGCGATAGCTACGGTAGTGGCCGTGGCTCTGGCAGCAGCGGGGGCCTTGGTGGCCTCAGCGGCCATGGCGGAAGTAGTGGAGGTCGTCTCGGTGGCATTGGCGGAGGTAGCCGAGGTGGTAGTCGGGGTGGAGGACGCTACTGAGCAGGATGACGATTCATTTACGCGGGCTCTGGGCACCTGCAAGACTGCACCGTTCCTGGCCAAAGTGACTGGATGGTGCCTCATCTCGTGA